From the genome of Haloterrigena sp. KLK7, one region includes:
- a CDS encoding secondary thiamine-phosphate synthase enzyme YjbQ — protein MSQSTFSVETDARLTTVDVTDRIAAAVPDDLESGTATAFVRHTTAGLVVQENESRLRGDLETFLRDLVPDEGHAHDRLDGNADSHLRAALLGPDVTIPIADGEPALGTWQSVLLVECDGPRTRTVSVTTVGE, from the coding sequence ATGAGCCAGTCGACGTTCTCCGTCGAGACCGACGCGCGACTGACGACCGTCGACGTGACCGATCGCATCGCCGCGGCCGTCCCTGACGACCTCGAGTCGGGCACCGCGACGGCCTTCGTGCGACACACGACGGCCGGGCTCGTCGTCCAGGAGAACGAGTCGCGGCTGCGCGGCGACCTCGAGACGTTCCTCCGCGATCTCGTTCCCGACGAGGGCCACGCGCACGACCGGCTCGACGGGAACGCGGACTCGCACCTCCGAGCGGCGCTCCTCGGGCCCGACGTGACGATTCCGATCGCGGACGGCGAGCCGGCGCTCGGCACGTGGCAGTCCGTCCTGCTGGTCGAGTGCGACGGGCCGCGGACGCGGACGGTCTCCGTGACGACCGTCGGCGAGTAG
- a CDS encoding HEAT repeat domain-containing protein, which produces MDREGGRAVGTPQSGDGAFDLPAVLARLDTDDRDEQRAAVRAVRDTLADDPAACLPTVPKLRRLLGDDVDFHEEVAYCLAELATESTADVAPSTDEIVAFAAENPGGPATAELLRCLATIAVDQPSALVDHVDAIADVVDRRPGYDRRGLKIFQRLSAETPGAIQSAVPLLTAALEADPERHGVPVLSAVGRLARSQTPLPTLDFVDPALELVDHDAVPLRRNAVGCLADVARRTPTAVEPAVPALATALEHDDGETRANAAVAIARVTAELTSVLEPVREPLLERLADDHDRVRANAAVALGYGRVDAAADRLAALAHEDPNPDVRERASWALDQVS; this is translated from the coding sequence ATGGATAGGGAAGGCGGCCGGGCAGTCGGGACGCCGCAGTCCGGCGACGGCGCGTTCGATCTGCCGGCCGTCCTCGCACGGCTCGATACGGACGACCGCGACGAGCAGCGAGCCGCCGTGCGGGCGGTCCGCGATACGCTGGCCGACGATCCAGCGGCCTGTCTCCCGACCGTCCCGAAACTGCGGCGGCTGCTCGGCGACGACGTCGACTTTCACGAGGAGGTCGCCTACTGTCTGGCCGAACTCGCGACCGAATCGACCGCCGACGTCGCGCCGTCGACCGACGAGATCGTCGCCTTCGCCGCCGAGAATCCCGGCGGGCCGGCGACCGCCGAGTTGCTTCGCTGTCTCGCGACGATCGCGGTCGATCAGCCGTCCGCCCTCGTCGATCACGTCGACGCGATCGCCGACGTGGTCGACCGTCGCCCCGGATACGATCGGCGTGGACTGAAGATATTCCAGCGGCTGTCGGCGGAGACGCCGGGCGCCATTCAGTCGGCGGTCCCGCTTCTCACGGCGGCCCTCGAGGCCGATCCGGAGCGCCACGGCGTGCCGGTGCTGTCGGCGGTCGGGCGCCTGGCGCGATCGCAGACGCCGCTGCCGACGCTCGACTTCGTCGATCCGGCGCTGGAACTCGTCGACCACGACGCCGTCCCCCTCCGGCGGAACGCCGTCGGCTGTCTGGCCGACGTCGCCCGCCGGACGCCCACGGCGGTCGAACCGGCCGTTCCGGCCCTCGCGACCGCGCTCGAGCACGACGACGGGGAGACCCGGGCCAACGCCGCCGTCGCGATCGCCCGCGTGACGGCGGAGCTCACGTCGGTCCTCGAGCCGGTCCGCGAGCCGTTGCTCGAGCGGCTGGCCGACGACCACGACCGCGTGCGGGCCAACGCCGCCGTCGCGCTCGGATACGGTCGCGTCGACGCGGCCGCGGACCGGCTCGCGGCCCTGGCCCACGAGGACCCGAATCCCGACGTCCGAGAACGGGCGAGCTGGGCGCTTGATCAGGTCTCGTAG
- a CDS encoding response regulator, whose protein sequence is MNDRRDEPIDILLVEDNPGDVRLTQEAFRQLSMETTIHVATDGDEGVEFLTERCDDAAPLPDLVLLDLNLPRMGGLEFLESIQEEPKLARIPVLVLTSSEAIEDIHESYELAANAYLTKPTDPVEYSEMVEAVADFWFQRAALPPMSA, encoded by the coding sequence ATGAATGATCGACGCGACGAACCGATCGATATCCTCCTGGTAGAGGACAATCCCGGCGACGTCCGTCTCACGCAGGAAGCGTTCCGGCAACTCTCGATGGAGACGACCATCCACGTCGCGACCGACGGCGACGAGGGGGTCGAGTTCCTCACGGAGCGGTGCGACGACGCTGCCCCGCTGCCGGACCTCGTGCTCCTCGATCTGAACCTCCCACGGATGGGCGGCCTCGAGTTCCTCGAGTCGATTCAGGAGGAGCCGAAACTCGCTCGCATTCCCGTCCTCGTCCTCACGAGCTCCGAGGCCATCGAGGACATCCACGAGAGCTACGAGCTCGCGGCCAACGCCTATCTGACGAAACCGACCGATCCGGTCGAGTACTCCGAGATGGTCGAGGCCGTCGCGGACTTCTGGTTCCAGCGGGCCGCGCTGCCTCCGATGTCGGCGTGA
- a CDS encoding acyl-CoA carboxylase subunit beta, which produces MEDRIDELEERREEAELGGGEARIEKQHDKGKMTARERIDYFLDEGTFTEFDQLRTHQTSQFGMEEKKIPGDGVVTGYGEVNGRTVFVFAHDFTVFGGSLGEVFAEKICKVMDMAMEVGAPVVGLNDSAGARIQEGVKSLAGFTEIFRRNQEASGVVPQISSIMGPCAGGAVYSPSITDFIFMVKDTSHMYITGPGVTKTVTGEEVTHEELGGAMTHAGKTGVAQFACESEEQALDDIQRLLSYLPQNNMEDPPRVEPWDDPDRRDEELKSIVPPSPQKPYDMVDVIDSVVDEGSFFEVADNFAKELVVGFGRLDGRSVGLVANQPRVNAGTLTVDSSMKGSRFVRFCDSFNIPIVTFVDVPGYMPGTDQEHRGIIRHGAKLLYAYAEATVPLLTVITRKAYGGAYCVMASKNLGADVNYAWPTAEIAVMGPQGAVNLLYRKELEESDNPDELRDELIEEYREEFANPYTATDKGFLDDVIVPTETRPRLIDDLEMLETKREQNPDKKHGNIPL; this is translated from the coding sequence ATGGAAGATCGCATCGACGAACTCGAGGAGCGCCGCGAGGAGGCCGAGCTAGGCGGCGGCGAGGCGCGCATCGAGAAGCAACACGACAAGGGGAAGATGACCGCCAGAGAGCGGATCGATTACTTCCTCGACGAGGGCACCTTCACGGAGTTCGACCAGCTCCGGACCCACCAGACGAGCCAGTTCGGGATGGAAGAGAAGAAGATCCCCGGCGACGGCGTCGTCACGGGCTACGGCGAGGTCAACGGCCGCACCGTCTTCGTCTTCGCCCACGACTTTACGGTCTTCGGCGGCTCTCTGGGCGAGGTCTTCGCCGAGAAGATCTGCAAGGTCATGGACATGGCGATGGAAGTCGGCGCGCCCGTCGTCGGGCTCAACGACTCCGCCGGCGCCCGGATTCAGGAGGGAGTCAAGAGCCTGGCCGGCTTCACGGAGATCTTCCGGCGCAATCAGGAGGCCAGCGGCGTCGTCCCCCAGATCTCCTCTATTATGGGGCCCTGTGCCGGCGGCGCGGTCTACTCCCCGTCGATCACCGACTTCATCTTCATGGTGAAGGACACGAGCCACATGTACATCACCGGGCCCGGCGTCACCAAGACCGTCACCGGTGAGGAGGTCACTCACGAGGAACTCGGCGGCGCGATGACCCACGCCGGCAAGACCGGCGTCGCCCAGTTCGCCTGCGAGAGCGAGGAACAGGCCTTGGACGACATCCAGCGGCTGCTCTCCTACCTCCCGCAGAACAACATGGAGGATCCGCCGCGCGTCGAGCCGTGGGACGACCCCGACCGCCGGGACGAGGAACTGAAGTCCATCGTCCCGCCGAGCCCCCAGAAGCCCTACGACATGGTCGACGTCATCGACAGCGTCGTCGACGAGGGCTCGTTCTTCGAGGTCGCGGACAACTTCGCCAAGGAACTCGTCGTCGGCTTCGGCCGCCTCGACGGACGCTCGGTCGGCCTCGTCGCCAACCAGCCCCGCGTCAACGCCGGCACGCTCACCGTCGACTCCTCGATGAAGGGCTCGCGGTTCGTCCGCTTCTGTGACTCCTTTAACATCCCGATCGTCACCTTCGTCGACGTCCCCGGCTACATGCCCGGGACCGATCAGGAACACCGCGGGATCATCCGCCACGGCGCGAAACTCCTCTACGCGTACGCGGAGGCGACCGTCCCACTGCTGACGGTCATCACCCGGAAGGCCTACGGCGGCGCCTACTGCGTCATGGCCTCCAAGAACCTCGGCGCCGACGTCAACTACGCCTGGCCGACCGCCGAGATCGCGGTCATGGGACCCCAGGGCGCGGTCAACCTCCTCTACCGCAAGGAACTCGAGGAATCCGACAACCCCGACGAGCTCCGGGACGAACTCATCGAGGAGTACCGCGAGGAGTTCGCCAACCCGTACACTGCAACGGACAAAGGGTTCTTGGACGACGTCATCGTTCCCACCGAAACGCGACCGCGGCTGATCGACGACCTCGAGATGCTCGAGACCAAACGCGAACAGAACCCGGACAAGAAACACGGTAACATCCCGCTATAA
- a CDS encoding SDR family oxidoreductase has product MSPATDYSVDFDGTVAVITGASGALGSAAVDRFRAAGATVCAVDVVAPDDEDSLLEPDSKTHFYEADLTDESDVEELMATVVDDHGRIDHLLNIAGTWRGGDRIEDTDLEAFEMLVDINLKTAFLASKHALPHLQDSEGAIVSVSARSSLEGGEGDGPYRITKAGIRLLTETLAEENEGTVRANCVMPSVIDTPMNREMMPDADHDSWVDPAEIADVMTFLCSDGAAVTSGAAVPVYGEA; this is encoded by the coding sequence ATGTCACCTGCGACCGACTACTCCGTCGACTTCGACGGCACCGTCGCCGTGATCACGGGCGCGAGCGGCGCGCTCGGCAGCGCCGCGGTCGATCGATTCCGGGCGGCCGGCGCGACCGTCTGCGCCGTCGACGTCGTCGCCCCGGACGACGAGGACAGCTTGCTCGAGCCGGACTCGAAGACGCACTTCTACGAGGCCGACCTGACCGACGAGAGCGACGTCGAGGAGCTGATGGCGACCGTCGTCGACGACCACGGCCGGATCGACCATCTGCTGAACATCGCCGGGACGTGGCGCGGCGGCGACCGCATCGAGGACACCGACCTCGAGGCGTTCGAGATGCTCGTCGATATCAACCTGAAGACGGCGTTTCTGGCATCGAAACACGCGCTTCCCCATCTGCAGGACAGCGAGGGTGCGATCGTGAGCGTGAGTGCGCGCTCGTCGCTCGAGGGCGGCGAGGGCGACGGTCCCTACCGGATCACGAAGGCGGGGATTCGACTGTTGACGGAGACGCTGGCCGAGGAGAACGAGGGGACCGTCCGCGCCAACTGCGTGATGCCCAGCGTGATCGACACGCCGATGAACCGCGAGATGATGCCCGACGCGGATCACGACTCGTGGGTCGATCCCGCCGAGATCGCGGACGTGATGACCTTCCTCTGTAGCGACGGTGCGGCAGTTACGAGCGGGGCGGCCGTACCGGTCTACGGCGAGGCGTGA
- a CDS encoding glycerophosphodiester phosphodiesterase, producing the protein MRLIAHRGFAATAAENTIAAFRSAADRADAVEFDVRRCGSGELVVVHDETIDRVTDGVGAVADSSLEALESHTVLDSGEPIPTLEEVLEALPPTVDVDIELKDAGIAADVLEAVDGAENRIVATSFLASELRTIREIDPDQPIGLLVSRRLETPVTTAVELDCDVIGASYWRCLATRVVPRANAVGLEVHAWTIEHRVLATLLESRGVDCVSADRPLRV; encoded by the coding sequence ATGCGTCTGATCGCACACCGCGGGTTCGCAGCGACGGCGGCCGAGAACACGATCGCGGCGTTCCGGTCGGCGGCCGACCGCGCGGACGCCGTCGAGTTCGACGTCCGCCGCTGCGGCTCGGGCGAACTCGTCGTCGTCCACGACGAGACGATCGACCGCGTGACCGACGGCGTCGGTGCCGTCGCCGACAGCAGCCTCGAGGCCCTCGAGTCCCACACCGTGCTCGACTCCGGCGAGCCGATCCCGACCCTCGAAGAGGTGCTCGAAGCCCTCCCGCCGACGGTCGACGTCGACATCGAACTCAAGGACGCCGGCATCGCGGCGGACGTCCTCGAGGCCGTCGACGGGGCGGAGAACCGAATCGTCGCGACGTCCTTTCTGGCGTCCGAACTGCGCACGATCCGCGAGATCGATCCCGACCAGCCGATCGGGCTGCTGGTCAGCCGGCGCCTCGAGACGCCGGTCACGACCGCCGTCGAACTCGACTGCGACGTCATCGGCGCGAGCTACTGGCGGTGTCTCGCCACGCGCGTAGTCCCGCGGGCGAACGCCGTCGGTCTCGAGGTCCACGCGTGGACGATCGAACACCGCGTTCTGGCGACGCTCCTCGAGTCGCGAGGGGTCGACTGCGTCTCCGCGGATCGGCCGCTCCGAGTGTGA
- a CDS encoding SRPBCC family protein → MTVRVDRSFELAASPERVWEFIADPENRARAISVVQRYTVDDPEARRVTWHVELPIPLVRKTIAVNTEDVTREPPSYVKFVGKSKVMDVTGEHEIVELDDGTRLENHFVVDGKLPGVEKFFKRNLDDELRNLQRALERDLQSTRSEEP, encoded by the coding sequence ATGACTGTACGCGTCGACCGCTCGTTCGAACTGGCCGCCTCACCCGAGCGCGTCTGGGAGTTCATCGCCGATCCGGAGAACCGTGCCCGAGCGATCAGCGTGGTCCAGCGGTACACCGTCGACGATCCGGAGGCACGCCGGGTCACCTGGCACGTCGAGCTCCCGATCCCGCTCGTCCGCAAGACGATCGCCGTCAACACCGAGGACGTCACGCGCGAGCCGCCGTCGTACGTCAAGTTCGTCGGCAAATCGAAGGTGATGGACGTCACCGGCGAACACGAGATCGTCGAGCTCGACGACGGTACCCGCCTCGAGAATCACTTCGTCGTCGACGGCAAGCTGCCGGGCGTCGAGAAGTTCTTCAAGCGCAATCTCGACGACGAACTCCGGAACCTCCAGCGGGCGCTCGAGCGCGACCTGCAGTCGACCCGCTCCGAGGAACCATGA
- a CDS encoding sodium-dependent transporter: protein MAQRESWATRAGFILAAVGSAVGLGNIWRFPYQVGEYGGAAFLVVYLLLVAFVGFPVMLAEFTIGRYTERNPVGALKQIGEGIWSKIGWVFLAAGFVILSYYSVVAGWILQYIVIGLQGNYAAGGAAAQFGATTGGLTSVLTHAIFMAAVIGIVVFGIRDGIELSVKLMVPAIIALLFGLAAYGATLSGAGDAYAYYLSPDLGTIASNWTEILPAAAAQAFFTLSLGMGVMITYASYLGEDRNLAKDGAIIVGLDTLIAFTAGLVAFPILFTANLTETTDGPGFIFVSLSEAFSNIPFGGILGAIFFATVAIAALSSAISILEVVVSYLIDEHGIDRKPAVTALGVAIFLLGVPVAYDNSAGLVWLTVYDGLANQILLILGGLLLALYIGWVETGLGLEELGRGFRNLGSWGQAWIWTLRIPVILLLLVVLWYNGNAVYSSLSGIFG, encoded by the coding sequence ATGGCACAACGCGAATCATGGGCAACGCGAGCAGGGTTCATTCTGGCTGCGGTCGGGAGCGCAGTCGGGTTAGGGAACATCTGGCGGTTTCCGTATCAGGTAGGTGAGTACGGTGGTGCAGCGTTCCTCGTCGTTTACCTTCTATTGGTCGCGTTCGTCGGCTTCCCCGTCATGTTAGCCGAGTTCACGATCGGCCGGTACACCGAGCGAAACCCCGTCGGCGCGCTCAAGCAGATCGGAGAGGGAATCTGGTCGAAGATCGGCTGGGTGTTCCTCGCCGCCGGATTCGTCATTCTCTCCTATTACAGCGTCGTCGCTGGATGGATTCTTCAGTACATCGTCATCGGACTACAGGGTAATTACGCCGCGGGCGGTGCCGCCGCACAGTTCGGGGCGACCACCGGTGGACTGACCTCGGTGCTCACACACGCGATATTCATGGCCGCCGTCATCGGGATTGTCGTGTTCGGTATCCGGGACGGTATCGAACTCTCCGTCAAGCTGATGGTGCCGGCGATTATCGCTCTCCTTTTCGGACTAGCGGCTTACGGCGCAACACTGTCAGGTGCCGGGGACGCGTACGCGTACTATCTCTCGCCTGATCTGGGAACGATCGCGTCGAACTGGACCGAGATCCTTCCCGCGGCGGCCGCGCAAGCGTTCTTCACGCTGTCGCTCGGGATGGGCGTGATGATCACGTACGCGTCCTATCTCGGGGAGGACCGAAACCTCGCGAAGGACGGCGCTATCATCGTCGGTCTCGACACGCTGATCGCGTTCACCGCCGGGCTGGTGGCGTTCCCGATTCTCTTCACCGCTAACCTGACGGAGACCACCGACGGCCCGGGCTTCATCTTCGTCAGCCTCTCGGAGGCGTTCAGCAATATCCCGTTCGGCGGGATTCTCGGCGCCATCTTCTTCGCCACCGTCGCGATCGCCGCGCTCTCGAGTGCGATCAGCATCCTGGAGGTCGTCGTCTCCTACCTGATCGACGAGCACGGGATCGACCGAAAGCCGGCAGTAACGGCGCTCGGAGTTGCGATATTCCTCCTCGGTGTACCAGTCGCCTACGACAATTCAGCGGGACTGGTCTGGCTCACAGTGTACGACGGACTCGCGAACCAGATCCTGCTCATCCTCGGCGGCCTGCTGTTGGCCCTTTACATCGGCTGGGTCGAGACCGGTCTCGGGCTCGAGGAACTCGGTAGGGGCTTCCGAAACCTCGGCTCCTGGGGACAGGCCTGGATCTGGACGCTCCGGATTCCGGTCATCCTCCTGTTGCTCGTGGTCCTCTGGTACAACGGAAACGCGGTCTACAGCAGTCTCAGCGGCATCTTCGGCTGA